In the Thermococcus sp. MAR1 genome, one interval contains:
- a CDS encoding DNA-directed RNA polymerase subunit K yields MFRYTRFEKARIIGARALQIAMGAPILIDVPEGITPLDAALLEFEKGIIPLTVIRPS; encoded by the coding sequence ATGTTCAGGTACACGAGGTTTGAAAAGGCCCGTATAATTGGAGCAAGGGCCCTCCAGATAGCAATGGGTGCGCCCATACTCATCGACGTCCCGGAAGGAATCACGCCGCTCGACGCCGCGCTACTTGAGTTTGAGAAGGGAATAATCCCCCTCACCGTAATCAGGCCGAGCTGA
- a CDS encoding 50S ribosomal protein L14e has product MPAMEVGRLAVIIAGRRAGEKVVVVDVIDRNFVLVTGAGLNKVKRRRMNVKHLEPLPEKVSIERGADDEAVRAALEQAGISLE; this is encoded by the coding sequence ATGCCAGCTATGGAAGTCGGAAGGCTTGCCGTTATAATTGCCGGAAGGAGGGCCGGAGAGAAGGTCGTCGTCGTTGACGTCATCGACAGGAACTTCGTCCTCGTTACCGGCGCTGGCCTCAACAAGGTCAAGCGCAGGAGGATGAACGTCAAGCACCTCGAACCCCTTCCGGAGAAGGTCAGCATCGAGCGCGGCGCCGACGACGAGGCCGTCAGGGCCGCCCTCGAGCAGGCTGGAATCAGCCTTGAGTGA
- a CDS encoding class I SAM-dependent methyltransferase yields the protein MSHYYSEEPNVPLKTKTIEVCIRGQCFKFITASGVFSFGKLDRGTELLIESMILDKGWHVLDLGCGYGAIGIVASQFVDYVVMTDVNRRAVSIARKNLKINGVRNAEVRWGSLYEPVKGEKFDTIITNPPVHAGKEVLREIVINAPRHLNDGGLLQLVIKTKQGAKYIKALMDEHFTEVRELAKGSGYRVYAGIA from the coding sequence ATGAGCCACTACTACTCCGAGGAGCCGAACGTCCCACTGAAGACCAAGACGATAGAGGTCTGCATTAGAGGTCAGTGCTTCAAGTTCATCACCGCCAGCGGGGTCTTTTCATTCGGCAAACTCGACCGAGGAACTGAGCTACTCATAGAGAGCATGATACTTGATAAAGGCTGGCACGTCCTGGATTTGGGATGCGGCTACGGTGCTATAGGAATAGTCGCCTCCCAATTCGTGGACTACGTCGTCATGACCGACGTGAACAGGAGAGCGGTTAGCATAGCGAGGAAAAATTTAAAAATCAACGGCGTTAGAAACGCCGAGGTGAGATGGGGAAGCCTCTATGAGCCCGTTAAGGGCGAAAAGTTTGATACAATCATCACTAACCCCCCGGTGCACGCGGGAAAGGAAGTGCTGAGGGAAATAGTTATAAACGCTCCCCGGCATCTCAACGATGGAGGCCTCCTGCAGTTAGTGATTAAGACGAAGCAGGGGGCAAAGTATATTAAGGCTCTAATGGATGAGCACTTCACCGAAGTGAGAGAGCTGGCGAAGGGGAGCGGCTACCGCGTGTATGCCGGGATCGCCTAG
- a CDS encoding DNA-directed RNA polymerase subunit D, whose translation MEPKFQILERREDSIKFIIEGVDVPFANALRRTILAEVPTFAVDEVEFFENDSALFDEIIAHRLAMIPLTTPVERFSLDSLELDDYTVTLSLEAEGPGMVYSGDLKSDDEGVKPANPDIPIVKLAEGQRLTLNAYAKLGRGKDHAKWQPGFVYYKYLTKIHVSKEVPEWEELKKLAERRGLPVDETEEELIITTTKAFYLPRKFEAYQGDKIREEVVPRTFVFTVETNGELPVEEIVAIALKILMRKSDRFISELHKLASD comes from the coding sequence ATGGAGCCAAAGTTTCAGATTCTTGAGAGAAGGGAGGACTCGATTAAGTTCATCATCGAGGGAGTTGACGTTCCCTTCGCCAACGCCCTGAGGAGAACCATCCTTGCAGAGGTTCCCACCTTCGCCGTTGACGAGGTCGAGTTCTTTGAGAACGATTCAGCACTTTTTGACGAGATAATTGCCCACAGGCTGGCGATGATTCCGCTCACCACCCCGGTTGAGAGGTTCTCGCTTGACTCACTTGAGCTGGATGACTACACCGTCACACTCTCCCTTGAGGCTGAGGGGCCGGGAATGGTCTACTCCGGCGATCTGAAGAGCGACGACGAAGGGGTAAAGCCCGCCAACCCCGACATACCTATAGTCAAACTGGCGGAAGGACAGAGGCTAACCCTCAACGCCTACGCAAAACTCGGTCGCGGAAAGGATCACGCCAAGTGGCAACCGGGCTTCGTCTACTACAAGTACCTGACGAAGATCCACGTGAGCAAAGAAGTCCCGGAGTGGGAAGAGCTCAAAAAGCTTGCCGAGAGGCGTGGTCTTCCGGTTGATGAGACCGAGGAGGAGCTCATCATCACTACCACGAAGGCCTTCTACCTCCCGAGGAAGTTCGAGGCCTACCAGGGCGATAAGATAAGGGAGGAGGTAGTTCCGAGAACGTTCGTGTTTACCGTCGAGACCAACGGAGAGCTCCCCGTTGAGGAAATCGTGGCCATAGCCCTCAAAATCCTCATGCGGAAGAGCGATAGATTTATAAGCGAACTCCATAAATTAGCGTCCGACTGA
- a CDS encoding DNA-directed RNA polymerase subunit N, whose protein sequence is MIVPVRCFTCGKVIGDKYYEFKARVEKGEDPEKVLDDLGIERYCCRRTLLSHVELIDQVMVYRVY, encoded by the coding sequence GTGATAGTTCCCGTCAGGTGCTTCACGTGTGGAAAGGTCATAGGGGACAAATACTACGAATTCAAGGCCCGAGTTGAGAAGGGCGAGGATCCCGAAAAGGTCCTCGACGACCTCGGGATCGAGAGGTACTGCTGCAGGAGAACCCTGCTGAGCCACGTCGAGCTCATCGATCAGGTAATGGTATACAGGGTATACTGA
- the rpsB gene encoding 30S ribosomal protein S2 yields the protein MEEYLVPLDQYLAAGVHIGTQQKTQDMKKFIYRVRQDGLYVLDVRKTDERLRVAGKFLAKFDPANILAVSVRLYGQKPVKKFGDVTGARAIPGRFLPGTMTNPKVKNFMEPDVLIVTDPRADHQAMKEAIEIGIPIVALVDTENFLSYVDVAIPTNNKGRKALALIYWILAREILYNRKEIESREDFKVPVEDFEMRIIRT from the coding sequence ATGGAGGAATACCTTGTTCCACTCGACCAGTACCTTGCCGCCGGTGTCCACATCGGAACCCAGCAGAAGACCCAGGACATGAAGAAGTTCATCTACCGCGTTAGGCAGGACGGTCTCTATGTTCTTGATGTCAGGAAGACCGACGAGAGGCTTAGGGTTGCCGGCAAGTTCCTGGCCAAGTTCGACCCGGCGAACATCCTGGCCGTTAGCGTCAGGCTCTACGGTCAGAAGCCTGTCAAGAAATTCGGCGATGTCACCGGTGCCAGAGCCATTCCGGGCCGTTTCCTGCCGGGAACCATGACCAATCCGAAGGTCAAGAACTTCATGGAGCCGGACGTCCTCATAGTCACCGACCCGAGGGCCGATCACCAGGCCATGAAGGAGGCCATCGAGATAGGAATCCCAATAGTTGCCCTCGTCGATACCGAGAACTTCCTCAGCTACGTCGATGTTGCAATTCCGACCAACAACAAGGGTAGGAAAGCTTTGGCTCTCATCTACTGGATCCTCGCGAGGGAGATACTCTACAACAGGAAGGAGATAGAGAGCAGGGAGGACTTCAAGGTTCCTGTTGAAGACTTTGAGATGAGGATCATCAGAACCTGA
- the rplM gene encoding 50S ribosomal protein L13, giving the protein MRIINAEGLILGRLASKVAKMLLEGEEVIIVNADKAIITGNREDIFAKYKQRTELRTRTNPRRGPFYPKRSDEIVRRTIRGMLPWKTDRGRKAFKRLKVYVGVPKEFEGRELETIIEAHMSRLATPKYVTVGEVAKFLGGKF; this is encoded by the coding sequence ATGAGGATAATTAACGCTGAAGGACTCATACTCGGAAGGCTCGCCTCGAAGGTCGCCAAGATGCTCCTTGAGGGCGAGGAAGTCATCATAGTCAACGCCGACAAGGCCATCATCACCGGAAACCGCGAGGACATCTTCGCTAAGTACAAGCAGAGGACCGAGCTGAGAACCAGGACCAACCCGAGGAGGGGTCCGTTCTATCCAAAGAGGAGCGATGAGATCGTCAGGAGAACCATCAGGGGAATGCTTCCATGGAAGACCGACCGCGGGAGGAAGGCCTTCAAGAGGCTCAAGGTCTATGTCGGCGTTCCGAAGGAGTTCGAGGGCAGGGAGCTTGAGACCATAATCGAGGCCCACATGTCAAGGCTCGCAACTCCGAAGTACGTTACCGTTGGCGAGGTTGCCAAGTTCCTCGGTGGAAAGTTCTGA
- a CDS encoding DUF106 domain-containing protein, protein MIEGIYAFLDNLFGPLIQAHHPIVVVTVAGIILGGLFTLLNYLLVDQEKMKRLQKKSKEFQKKYKEAQAAKDEKKLKKLQQEQMELMKLQSEVMKDQMFKVTLLTLPIFWIFFGWLRRWYVEVGIVKSPFNFFVFDWFHRLYHSGLPANELGYVGWYIMTSMITGYILRKLLDMG, encoded by the coding sequence ATGATTGAGGGAATATACGCTTTCCTTGACAATCTGTTTGGACCCCTGATACAGGCCCACCACCCGATAGTGGTGGTTACGGTCGCAGGCATAATCCTGGGTGGGCTTTTCACCCTGCTGAACTATCTCTTGGTCGACCAGGAAAAGATGAAAAGACTCCAGAAGAAGAGCAAGGAGTTCCAGAAGAAGTACAAGGAGGCACAGGCTGCAAAGGACGAAAAGAAGCTCAAGAAGCTCCAGCAGGAGCAGATGGAGCTCATGAAGCTCCAGAGTGAGGTCATGAAGGACCAGATGTTCAAGGTTACCCTCCTGACGCTGCCGATATTCTGGATATTCTTTGGCTGGCTCAGAAGGTGGTACGTTGAGGTCGGCATAGTGAAGTCCCCATTCAACTTCTTCGTCTTCGACTGGTTCCACAGGCTCTATCACTCCGGACTGCCCGCGAACGAGCTCGGTTACGTCGGTTGGTACATCATGACGTCGATGATAACCGGTTACATCCTTAGAAAGCTGCTCGACATGGGTTAA
- a CDS encoding adenylate kinase has translation MPFVVMITGIPGVGKSTITRLALRKTKVRFRLVNFGDLMFEEAVTAGLVSHRDEMRKLNPEIQKELQMKAARRIVEMSKREPILIDTHATIRTPVGYLLGFPREVIEVINPNFIVIIEATPSEILGRRLRDLKRDRDVETEEQIQRHQDLNRAAAVSYAMHSNALIKIIENHEDKGLEEAVHELVEVLNLAVGEYD, from the coding sequence ATGCCGTTTGTGGTCATGATAACAGGGATTCCAGGGGTGGGAAAGAGCACCATAACCCGATTGGCCCTCAGGAAGACGAAGGTTAGATTCAGGCTCGTCAACTTCGGCGACCTGATGTTCGAGGAGGCAGTTACAGCTGGACTTGTGAGTCACAGGGATGAGATGAGGAAATTAAACCCCGAGATACAGAAGGAGCTTCAGATGAAAGCTGCCAGGAGAATAGTCGAGATGTCCAAGAGGGAGCCGATACTCATAGACACTCACGCCACAATAAGGACGCCAGTGGGATACCTCCTAGGCTTTCCCAGGGAGGTTATTGAGGTCATAAACCCCAATTTCATAGTCATAATCGAGGCCACCCCAAGCGAGATACTCGGAAGGCGCCTCCGCGATCTGAAGCGTGATAGGGACGTTGAGACGGAGGAGCAGATACAGAGGCATCAGGATTTGAACCGTGCCGCTGCCGTGAGCTACGCCATGCACTCGAACGCACTCATCAAGATAATCGAGAACCATGAGGATAAGGGCCTCGAAGAGGCCGTTCATGAGCTTGTTGAAGTACTTAACCTGGCGGTGGGAGAGTATGATTGA
- a CDS encoding RNA-guided pseudouridylation complex pseudouridine synthase subunit Cbf5 — MARDEVRRILPADIKREVLIKDEKAETNPKWGFPPEKRPMEMHMQFGIINLDKPPGPTSHEVVAWIKRLFNLNKAGHGGTLDPKVSGVLPVALERATRVVQALLPAGKEYVALMHLHGDVPEDRIRAVMREFEGEIIQRPPLRSAVKRRLRTRKVYYIEILEIEGKDVLFRVGVEAGTYIRSLIHHIGLALGVGAHMAELRRTRSGPFKEDETLVTLHDLIDYYHFWKDDGIEEYFRKAIQPMEKAVEHLPKVWIRDSAVAAVTYGADLAVPGIVKLNKGIKRGDLVAVMTLKDELVALGKATMTSGEMLQKSKGIAVDVDKVFMPRDWYPKMW; from the coding sequence ATGGCGAGGGACGAAGTGAGGAGAATCCTTCCCGCTGACATAAAGCGAGAGGTTCTGATAAAGGACGAGAAGGCCGAGACGAACCCAAAGTGGGGCTTTCCACCGGAGAAGAGGCCGATGGAGATGCACATGCAGTTCGGGATAATAAACCTCGACAAGCCCCCCGGACCGACGAGCCACGAAGTGGTTGCCTGGATTAAGAGACTGTTCAACCTGAACAAAGCCGGCCACGGCGGAACCCTCGACCCCAAGGTCAGCGGTGTTCTGCCGGTTGCCCTTGAGAGGGCAACGAGGGTCGTCCAGGCTCTCCTGCCTGCGGGTAAGGAGTACGTGGCTCTGATGCACCTCCATGGGGACGTTCCAGAGGATAGGATTAGAGCGGTTATGAGGGAGTTCGAGGGCGAGATAATCCAGAGGCCGCCCCTGAGGAGCGCGGTCAAGAGAAGGCTGAGGACGAGAAAGGTCTACTACATCGAGATACTGGAAATAGAGGGCAAGGACGTTCTCTTCCGCGTTGGAGTTGAGGCCGGAACCTACATAAGGTCGCTTATCCACCACATTGGTCTGGCCCTCGGAGTCGGTGCCCACATGGCCGAGCTGAGGAGAACGAGGAGCGGCCCCTTCAAAGAGGATGAAACTTTGGTGACGCTCCACGACCTCATCGACTACTACCACTTCTGGAAGGACGACGGGATAGAGGAATACTTCAGGAAGGCTATCCAGCCCATGGAGAAGGCCGTTGAACACCTTCCCAAGGTGTGGATTAGAGATTCGGCCGTTGCGGCGGTAACCTACGGCGCCGACCTTGCCGTTCCGGGGATAGTGAAGCTCAACAAGGGCATCAAGAGGGGCGACCTCGTTGCGGTCATGACTCTCAAGGACGAGCTGGTTGCACTCGGAAAGGCCACCATGACGAGCGGTGAGATGCTCCAGAAGAGCAAAGGCATAGCGGTAGATGTGGACAAGGTCTTCATGCCGAGGGACTGGTATCCGAAGATGTGGTGA
- a CDS encoding 30S ribosomal protein S13 — translation MTDNFRHIVRVAGVDLDGNKQLRWALTGIRGIGINFATMVLRVAGIDPYMKTGYLTHEQVKKIEKILEDPIAHGIPAWAVNRPKDYETGKDMHLITAKLVMAWREDVNRLRRIRAYRGIRHELGLPLRGQRTRSNFRHGSTIGVRRKKK, via the coding sequence ATGACGGACAACTTCAGACACATCGTCCGTGTAGCGGGAGTTGATTTGGACGGAAATAAGCAGTTGAGATGGGCCCTTACAGGCATCAGGGGTATAGGCATAAACTTTGCCACCATGGTGCTCAGGGTTGCAGGAATCGACCCGTACATGAAGACCGGTTACCTCACCCACGAGCAGGTCAAGAAGATTGAGAAGATACTGGAAGACCCGATAGCCCATGGTATACCAGCCTGGGCGGTCAACAGGCCGAAGGACTACGAGACTGGCAAGGACATGCACCTCATCACCGCCAAGCTTGTCATGGCCTGGCGTGAGGACGTCAACAGACTCAGGAGAATACGCGCTTACCGCGGCATAAGGCACGAGCTCGGCCTTCCGCTCCGCGGACAGAGGACCAGGTCGAACTTCAGACACGGCTCGACCATTGGCGTGAGAAGGAAGAAGAAGTGA
- a CDS encoding SDR family oxidoreductase yields MKTALITGATGGIGRLLVEALVGRDYRVIGVARNEERLKELQSLGNFDYIVADLRERNVPKVIRSELGNLGVERLDVLINNAGFGILKPLVEQSEDELEEIFRVNTIVPVTLTRELLDLIPRGGKVVMVLSGVVFVNVRDFPSYGASKAALHYLSVNLEHELEKNGITLIRVYPKQVSTPFWNDKVPKGALHPKEVVSAIFTAIEKNKREVFVPSYLKLVKYLPRWPVFNYRFKF; encoded by the coding sequence ATGAAAACTGCACTTATAACGGGTGCGACCGGCGGCATTGGAAGGCTCCTGGTGGAGGCTCTCGTTGGGAGGGACTACCGGGTTATAGGCGTCGCGAGAAACGAGGAGAGATTGAAGGAACTCCAATCGTTGGGCAACTTTGACTATATCGTGGCCGATCTGCGGGAGAGAAACGTCCCCAAAGTTATCAGAAGTGAGTTGGGGAATCTCGGTGTTGAGAGGCTCGACGTTCTCATAAACAACGCGGGCTTTGGTATACTGAAGCCCTTGGTAGAGCAGAGCGAAGATGAGCTGGAAGAGATTTTCAGGGTGAACACGATAGTCCCGGTGACTCTCACCCGTGAGCTCTTGGACTTAATCCCTCGGGGCGGTAAGGTGGTGATGGTTTTGAGCGGTGTGGTTTTCGTGAACGTGAGGGACTTTCCGTCCTACGGTGCCTCAAAGGCGGCCCTTCACTATCTCTCCGTTAATCTGGAGCACGAGCTTGAGAAGAATGGAATAACGCTCATCCGGGTTTATCCCAAGCAGGTCTCCACGCCCTTCTGGAACGACAAGGTTCCAAAGGGGGCACTACACCCTAAGGAGGTCGTCAGTGCAATCTTCACCGCCATCGAAAAGAACAAGCGCGAGGTATTCGTTCCGAGTTATCTTAAGCTCGTGAAGTACCTCCCCCGCTGGCCTGTCTTCAACTACCGCTTCAAGTTCTGA
- a CDS encoding PadR family transcriptional regulator: protein MTTPMERLKNKITKEVLWLYILRLLKERPMYAYELKERIREAFNFEPATVSSYVVLYKLEKDGYVTAEWQESETGKPSRKYYRLTPEGEKLFEEGIAFLEDMLSKLKE from the coding sequence ATGACGACCCCAATGGAGAGGCTCAAGAACAAGATAACGAAAGAGGTTCTGTGGCTCTACATCCTGAGGCTCCTGAAAGAGAGACCCATGTATGCGTATGAGCTCAAGGAGAGGATAAGGGAAGCCTTCAACTTCGAGCCTGCGACGGTTAGCTCGTACGTCGTCCTCTACAAGCTGGAGAAGGATGGCTACGTTACCGCGGAGTGGCAGGAGAGCGAAACGGGGAAGCCGTCGAGGAAGTACTACAGGCTCACCCCGGAGGGTGAGAAGCTCTTCGAGGAAGGGATAGCCTTTCTTGAGGACATGCTCTCGAAGCTCAAGGAGTGA
- a CDS encoding 30S ribosomal protein S9 — translation MKVIQTAGKRKTAIARATIREGKGRVRINHKPVEIIEPEIARFTIMEPLVLAGEEIVSKVDIDVKVEGGGFMGQAEAARVAIARALVEWTNDVSLKEKFMKYDRTMLVGDSRRTEPHKPNRSTKGPRAKRQKSYR, via the coding sequence ATGAAGGTCATCCAGACTGCTGGTAAGAGGAAGACGGCCATTGCGAGGGCCACAATACGGGAAGGAAAGGGCAGAGTCAGGATCAACCACAAGCCAGTTGAGATAATCGAGCCGGAAATCGCGCGCTTCACCATCATGGAGCCGCTCGTCCTTGCCGGTGAGGAGATAGTGAGCAAGGTTGATATCGACGTTAAGGTCGAGGGCGGAGGCTTCATGGGACAGGCCGAGGCTGCACGTGTCGCCATAGCTCGCGCTTTAGTCGAGTGGACCAACGACGTGAGCCTCAAGGAAAAGTTTATGAAGTACGACAGAACCATGCTCGTCGGGGACAGCAGGCGTACCGAGCCGCACAAGCCCAACCGCTCAACCAAGGGTCCGCGCGCCAAGAGGCAGAAGTCCTACCGCTGA
- a CDS encoding 30S ribosomal protein S4 gives MGDPKRQRKRYETPSHPWIKERLDRERVLMRKYALKNKKELWRHETQLKEFRRRARRLLAARGKQAEVERAQLLQRLNRLGLLPADAVLDDVLSLTIEDVLDRRLQTLVYKKGLARTIRQARQLIVHGHIEVNGQIIRSPGYLVLREEEDAITYSKTSPFAKESHPERMVIEQAKQGGEA, from the coding sequence ATGGGAGACCCTAAGAGACAGAGGAAGAGGTACGAGACTCCCTCTCACCCCTGGATTAAGGAGAGGCTCGACCGTGAGAGAGTCCTCATGAGGAAGTACGCCCTCAAGAACAAGAAGGAGCTCTGGCGCCACGAGACCCAGCTCAAAGAGTTCAGGCGTAGGGCCAGGCGCCTACTAGCTGCCCGCGGCAAGCAGGCGGAGGTTGAGAGGGCCCAGCTCCTCCAGAGGCTCAACAGGCTTGGCCTCCTTCCGGCCGATGCAGTGCTTGATGACGTTCTCTCGCTAACCATCGAGGACGTCCTTGACAGGCGCCTTCAGACCCTGGTATACAAGAAGGGCCTTGCCAGGACCATCAGGCAGGCCAGGCAGCTCATAGTCCACGGCCACATCGAGGTCAACGGACAGATCATCCGCTCCCCGGGATACCTCGTCCTCAGGGAGGAGGAAGACGCTATAACCTACTCGAAGACCTCTCCTTTCGCCAAGGAGAGCCACCCCGAGAGGATGGTTATTGAACAGGCCAAGCAGGGTGGTGAGGCATGA
- the cmk gene encoding (d)CMP kinase, translating into MPKGCLVITVSGLAGSGTTTLCRNLARHYGFKHIYAGLIFRQMAREMGMSLEEFQEYAELHPEIDREVDRRQVEAAKECNVVIEGRLAGWMVKDADLKIWLDAPIMERARRVARREGISVEEAFVQIAEREKGNRKRYLNLYGIDIDDKSIYDLIINTAKWGPDGVFEIVKAAIDHLYPDGDAGSGANPGNKK; encoded by the coding sequence ATGCCGAAGGGCTGCCTCGTCATAACGGTCAGTGGTTTGGCCGGTTCCGGAACAACAACACTCTGCCGGAACCTTGCCAGACACTACGGGTTCAAGCACATATACGCGGGACTAATATTCCGGCAGATGGCCCGGGAGATGGGCATGTCGCTCGAGGAGTTTCAGGAGTACGCAGAGCTTCATCCTGAAATCGATCGTGAGGTTGACAGGAGGCAAGTGGAGGCAGCCAAGGAGTGCAACGTTGTTATTGAGGGCCGCCTCGCCGGCTGGATGGTCAAGGATGCGGACCTTAAGATATGGCTCGACGCTCCGATAATGGAGCGCGCCAGGCGCGTCGCGAGGAGGGAAGGTATCTCCGTCGAGGAGGCCTTCGTCCAGATTGCCGAACGTGAGAAGGGCAACAGGAAAAGGTATTTAAACCTGTACGGTATTGACATCGACGACAAGTCGATTTATGACTTGATAATTAACACCGCTAAATGGGGTCCCGATGGGGTCTTCGAGATCGTGAAGGCCGCCATCGACCACCTATACCCCGACGGTGACGCGGGGTCGGGTGCAAACCCGGGCAACAAAAAATGA
- a CDS encoding FUN14 domain-containing protein — MELNLSAMVGDVGVGGIAGFLTGFALKKVMKLAMALIGAYLLSLFWLQQKGVITINTDKLFNLAGDLTTQIATLGQKVLGILPGTGAFIAGFYIGFQKG; from the coding sequence ATGGAGTTAAACCTAAGCGCAATGGTTGGTGACGTAGGGGTTGGAGGGATAGCGGGTTTCCTAACGGGGTTTGCCTTAAAGAAAGTGATGAAACTGGCGATGGCTTTAATAGGTGCCTATTTGCTCAGTCTCTTCTGGCTTCAGCAGAAGGGAGTGATAACAATAAACACAGATAAACTGTTCAACCTTGCTGGCGATTTAACGACTCAGATTGCAACCCTTGGTCAAAAAGTACTCGGCATTCTACCTGGTACGGGGGCATTCATAGCCGGGTTCTATATCGGCTTCCAAAAAGGTTAA
- a CDS encoding 50S ribosomal protein L18e, whose protein sequence is MVKRTGPTDINLRRLIRYLRKKSNEEGVKIWKDIAWRLERPRRQRAEVNVSRINRYTKDGDTVIVPGSVLGAGKLEHKVTVAAWKFSETAKRKIVEAGGEVLTIEELIERNPKGSGVIIME, encoded by the coding sequence ATGGTCAAGAGAACCGGACCCACTGACATCAATCTGAGGAGGCTCATCCGCTACCTCAGAAAGAAGTCTAACGAGGAAGGGGTTAAGATATGGAAAGACATAGCCTGGCGCCTTGAGAGGCCCAGGAGGCAGAGGGCTGAGGTCAACGTTAGCAGGATCAACCGCTACACTAAGGATGGTGACACCGTCATCGTCCCCGGAAGCGTCCTCGGTGCAGGAAAGCTTGAGCACAAGGTCACCGTTGCCGCCTGGAAGTTCAGCGAGACGGCCAAGAGGAAGATAGTCGAGGCCGGTGGAGAGGTCCTCACGATTGAGGAGCTCATCGAGAGGAACCCTAAGGGTAGTGGAGTAATCATAATGGAGTGA
- a CDS encoding 50S ribosomal protein L40e yields MARFPEAEARIFRKYICMRCGATNPWKAKKCRKCGYKGLRPKAREPRGGMGR; encoded by the coding sequence ATGGCGAGATTCCCAGAGGCTGAGGCCAGAATCTTTAGGAAGTACATCTGCATGCGCTGTGGCGCTACCAACCCGTGGAAGGCCAAGAAGTGCAGAAAGTGCGGCTACAAGGGTCTCCGCCCGAAGGCAAGAGAGCCGCGCGGTGGAATGGGACGCTGA
- a CDS encoding 50S ribosomal protein L34e: protein MKPMYRSRSWRRKYVRTPGGRTVIHFERKKPKVAHCAMCGRPLNGVPRGRPSELRKLPKTAKRPERPYPNLCPSCMRKVMKAQVRAGIAL from the coding sequence ATGAAGCCGATGTACAGGTCAAGGTCATGGAGAAGGAAGTACGTCAGGACTCCGGGCGGAAGGACCGTTATACACTTCGAAAGAAAGAAGCCCAAGGTTGCCCACTGTGCCATGTGTGGCAGACCGCTCAACGGCGTTCCACGCGGCAGGCCGAGCGAGCTCAGGAAGCTCCCGAAGACGGCAAAGAGGCCTGAGAGGCCCTACCCGAACCTCTGCCCGAGCTGCATGAGGAAGGTCATGAAAGCCCAGGTAAGAGCCGGCATAGCCCTCTGA
- a CDS encoding 30S ribosomal protein S11, producing the protein MSEETQQVNLKKKEKWGVAHIYSSYNNTIIHITDLTGAETVSRWSGGMVVKADRDEPSPYAAMIAARRAAEEAMEKGFVGVHIKVRAPGGSKSKSPGPGAQAAIRALARAGLRIGRVEDVTPIPHDGTRPKGGRRGRRV; encoded by the coding sequence ATGAGCGAGGAGACTCAGCAGGTTAACCTTAAGAAGAAGGAGAAGTGGGGAGTTGCCCACATATACTCCTCTTACAACAACACCATCATCCACATCACCGACCTCACCGGGGCCGAGACGGTCAGCAGGTGGAGCGGTGGTATGGTCGTCAAGGCAGACAGGGACGAGCCATCCCCATACGCGGCCATGATCGCCGCTAGAAGGGCCGCAGAGGAGGCCATGGAGAAGGGCTTCGTCGGTGTTCACATCAAGGTTCGCGCTCCGGGAGGAAGCAAGAGCAAGAGCCCCGGACCGGGTGCCCAGGCGGCTATACGTGCCCTCGCTAGGGCAGGCCTCAGGATAGGGAGGGTTGAGGACGTCACCCCGATTCCGCACGACGGCACCAGGCCGAAGGGCGGAAGAAGGGGCAGGCGTGTCTGA